The Shewanella mangrovisoli genome has a window encoding:
- the ispA gene encoding (2E,6E)-farnesyl diphosphate synthase, translating to MLVNAIKEYQLRVDDQLKQRFSTLEDTAPQLKAAMTHGALLGGKRIRPFLVYSVGQMFGVPLEKLDASAAAIECIHAYSLIHDDLPAMDDDDLRRGQPTVHIAFDEATAILAGDALQTLAFEIVTEAVPGISSEQHIAMVRALAKASGYRGMCGGQAIDLASTDKLIDLKALTQLHNMKTGALISCAVELALIAANAPKDEYQTMMEFAHAVGLAFQVQDDILDIIATTEELGKPQGSDAESNKSTFPQLLGLQGAKDTAAQLIQEALSALAKLPYNSQLIADFARYIIERRI from the coding sequence GTGTTAGTCAATGCAATAAAAGAATATCAACTACGGGTTGATGACCAATTAAAACAACGTTTCAGCACACTCGAAGACACTGCGCCGCAGTTAAAGGCCGCCATGACCCACGGCGCGCTATTAGGCGGTAAGCGTATTCGTCCTTTCTTGGTTTACAGCGTGGGGCAAATGTTTGGCGTGCCGCTTGAAAAGCTTGATGCCAGCGCCGCCGCCATTGAGTGTATTCATGCTTATTCGTTAATCCATGACGATTTACCCGCCATGGACGATGACGACCTTCGTCGTGGTCAGCCCACAGTTCATATCGCCTTCGATGAGGCGACCGCCATCCTTGCAGGGGATGCACTGCAAACCTTAGCCTTTGAAATTGTGACCGAAGCAGTACCAGGGATCAGCAGCGAGCAGCATATCGCTATGGTGAGAGCGCTGGCGAAAGCCTCGGGTTACCGTGGTATGTGTGGCGGCCAAGCGATTGACTTAGCCTCAACCGATAAGCTCATCGACCTTAAGGCCTTAACTCAACTCCACAATATGAAGACGGGCGCCCTTATCAGCTGCGCCGTTGAGTTAGCCCTGATCGCCGCTAATGCGCCAAAAGATGAATATCAGACTATGATGGAATTTGCGCATGCGGTAGGACTAGCCTTCCAAGTGCAAGACGATATTCTGGACATCATTGCCACCACGGAAGAACTCGGCAAACCCCAAGGCTCTGACGCCGAGTCCAATAAGAGTACTTTTCCGCAACTACTTGGACTGCAAGGCGCCAAAGACACCGCCGCGCAACTGATCCAAGAGGCACTATCAGCGCTGGCTAAATTGCCATACAATAGCCAGTTAATCGCAGACTTCGCCCGCTATATCATTGAGCGAAGAATATAA